One region of Amphiprion ocellaris isolate individual 3 ecotype Okinawa chromosome 9, ASM2253959v1, whole genome shotgun sequence genomic DNA includes:
- the trhra gene encoding thyrotropin-releasing hormone receptor: protein MENLTMNNLTMENDTSEHHNQTLGVWTDYTLEYKVVSVFLVSLICGVGIVGNMMVILVVLTTKHMRTPTNCYLVSLAAADLMVLTAAGLPNITDALHGQWVYGYAGCLGITYFQYLGINASSCSITAFTVERYIAICHPIKAQFLCTLSRAKKIIMLVWALTSVYCVMWLFLSDTKKLVYDNVVLLNCAYKVSRSHYLPIYFTDFTVFYVLPLMLATVLYGLIARILFLNPLPSDPKESSKKWKKETSQGGRMISSSSSSSTTAASRRQVTKMLAVVVILFALLWMPYRTLVVVNSFLDRAYLDTWFLLFCRLCIYLNSAINPVIYNAMSQKFRAAFKKLCHCGPQRMEKPASYSVALTYSVIKETSNGESPDHFTTEMDELRTPSDQYLPASILPSAKKRPYEEPSLSGRDVKA from the exons ATGGAAAACCTCACCATGAATAACCTGACGATGGAGAATGACACGTCGGAGCACCACAACCAGACCCTGGGTGTTTGGACCGACTACACACTCGAATACAAAGTGGTCAGCGTGTTTCTGGTGTCCCTCATCTGCGGGGTGGGGATCGTGGGGAACATGATGGTCATCCTGGTGGTCCTGACCACCAAGCACATGCGGACTCCCACCAACTGCTACCTGGTGAGTCTGGCGGCCGCTGACCTGATGGTGCTGACGGCCGCCGGGCTGCCCAACATCACGGACGCCCTGCACGGTCAGTGGGTGTACGGCTACGCGGGCTGCCTGGGCATCACCTACTTCCAGTACCTCGGGATCAACGCGTCCTCCTGCTCCATCACCGCCTTCACCGTGGAGCGCTACATCGCCATCTGCCATCCCATCAAAGCGCAATTCTTGTGCACTTTATCCAGGGCGAAGAAGATCATCATGCTGGTGTGGGCGCTCACGTCTGTCTACTGCGTCATGTGGCTCTTTCTGTCAGACACTAAAAAGTTGGTGTACGACAACGTGGTGCTGCTCAACTGCGCCTACAAAGTGTCCCGGAGCCACTACCTGCCCATCTACTTCACGGATTTCACGGTGTTCTACGTGCTGCCCCTGATGCTGGCCACGGTGCTGTACGGACTCATCGCCAGGATACTTTTCCTGAACCCGCTGCCTTCCGATCCCAAGGAGAGCTCCAAGAAGTGGAAGAAGGAGACGAGCCAGGGCGGGAGGATGATCAGCAGCAGCTCGTCCAGCAGCACCACGGCCGCCTCCCGCAGACAG GTGACAAAGATGCTAGCTGTGGTGGTGATCCTCTTCGCCTTACTGTGGATGCCCTACCGCACCTTGGTGGTGGTCAACTCCTTCCTGGACCGGGCCTACCTGGACACCTGGTTCCTGCTCTTCTGCCGTCTGTGCATCTACCTGAACAGCGCCATCAACCCGGTCATCTACAATGCCATGTCCCAGAAGTTCCGCGCTGCTTTCAAGAAGCTGTGTCACTGTGGCCCTCAGCGCATGGAGAAACCCGCCTCCTACAGTGTGGCGCTCACCTACAGCGTTATCAAAGAGACGTCCAACGGGGAAAGTCCCGACCACTTCACCACAGAAATGGATGAGCTGCGCACGCCGTCGGATCAGTACCTTCCTGCCAGCATCCTGCCAAGTGCCAAGAAGAGGCCCTATGAGGAGCCTTCGCTGTCAGGCAGAGATGTCAAAGCCTGA